One Primulina tabacum isolate GXHZ01 chromosome 10, ASM2559414v2, whole genome shotgun sequence DNA segment encodes these proteins:
- the LOC142505930 gene encoding uncharacterized protein LOC142505930, translating to MDKSWIHSDRRSKQYEDGVELFIRGCLENPHIDPNLIHCPCCKCKNLKKRPAKSIREHLYFHGFSQNYVNWIWHGESAESDKVNWSTNKEPIGNYHGHFETTNMCEAAYDNYTENPEAFLKFLEEAEKPLYNGCKRYTKLSAIVKLYNTKEKHGMSDALFSDLLMDFGDMLPDNHNLPTKMKQYKDCVNCPKCGLSRWKLTKKNVEKKGVPAKVLWVFLKGQGNLKQSGSVECGYCVMRYMKEIVDCDDPHLEKMMSFFLG from the exons ATGGATAAATCTTGGATTCACTCGGATAGAAGGTCAAAACAGTACGAGGATGGTGTGGAACTGTTTATCAGAGGTTGTTTAGAGAATCCCCATATTGACCCCAATTTAATTCATTGTCCTTGTTGCAaatgtaaaaatcttaaaaaaagacCAGCTAAGTCCATTCGAGAGCATCTTTATTTCCATGGTTTTAGTCAAAATTATGTGAATTGGATTTGGCACGGTGAGTCTGCTGAAAGTGACAAAGTAAATTGGAGCACGAACAAGGAGCCAATTGGTAACTATCACGGACACTTTGAAACCACTAATATGTGTGAGGCAGCATATGATAACTATACAGAAAATCCAGAAgcgtttttgaaatttttggaggAAGCAGAGAAACCTTTGTATAATGGATGTAAGCGTTACACAAAGTTGAGTGCAATTGTGAAACTATACAACACCAAAGAAAAGCATGGGATGAGTGACGCTCTATTTTCCGATCTACTAATGGATTTTGGGGATATGCTACCAGATAATCACAACCTGCCAACCAAAAT GAAGCAATATAAAGACTGCGTAAACTGCCCTAAATGTGGCTTGTCACGGTGGAAGCTAACCAAGAAGAACGTTGAGAAGAAAGGTGTTCCTGCAAAGGTGTTGTG GGTATTTCTAAAGGGCCAG GGTAATCTGAAACAAAGTGGTTCGGTTGAGTGTGGATATTGTGTCATGAGGTACATGAAAGAGATAGTTGATTGCGATGATCCACACTTGGAGAAGATGATGAGTTTCTTCTTGGGAtaa